The genome window TCAAGCTGGCGCACTTGAACCAGCGAGGTAGGGGAAGGTGAATTGAAGGGAGGTTCGCTGGGGGCGTCTGGTGATTCTGGTAATTGGCTGAGAGTAGGTAAGCCGTCACTCGGGGCAGCCCAGACCGCCGGAGCAGCCAGCACAGAAACTAAAAGAACTAAAGCTCCTACATTCGCAGCCACACCTCGAGCCTACTTTGAAGTAGGGAAGCTCTGTACGCCCCCCACGGTAATGCCAAGCCTGTGAAAATGCAAATATTCGATTTATTTTTGCTAAAGTTATTTTTGCTAAAAAGTGTGCTGTTTTGAGCGAGTATTTTGGGTTCGCCTATCTCACGCTACTGTGTTCTCCGGCTAGCTTGACCAGCGCCGACTGATGCAAATTCTTTGAAGTTTTTGCAAGAAGAAACTCAATGGCTAGTTTAAATATTCCGTGCAAACGTTCTCGACGCTAATGCTGTCCTAGTGCCCGACTCATTGACTCTAGAGACTTGCGGACCTAGAAAATTTGGTAGGCTCTGCCATTGAGTCACTCCTAATGGCTAATCAGATTGTGAACCGGCACATCGCCGTAAGTGACTTCCTCAATCAAGTGGCAAAGCTCCTGGCTACGAGGAGCGCTCAGAGGTTCATCTGCCCATTTGTCTCGATAGGTCTCCAGTTCCGCCTTTAAGGTTGTTGTGCGATAAATCTGTTCCTCAAGGTGGGAAATCTTCTGATTCAGTAGATCCTGAACCATAGGACAAGCAGAATCACCCCGACGACGAACACCTAGAATCTGCTGGATTTCGGAGAGCGAA of Leptolyngbya sp. FACHB-261 contains these proteins:
- a CDS encoding heavy metal-responsive transcriptional regulator, yielding MVAFTKGSLTESSNQSSNSKLLKIGELATQAEVAVGTIRYYETLGLIEPASRSESGYRYYNREAVRRLQFIRKAQSLQFSLSEIQQILGVRRRGDSACPMVQDLLNQKISHLEEQIYRTTTLKAELETYRDKWADEPLSAPRSQELCHLIEEVTYGDVPVHNLISH